The Bubalus kerabau isolate K-KA32 ecotype Philippines breed swamp buffalo chromosome X, PCC_UOA_SB_1v2, whole genome shotgun sequence genome has a segment encoding these proteins:
- the LOC129640078 gene encoding LOW QUALITY PROTEIN: cylicin-1-like (The sequence of the model RefSeq protein was modified relative to this genomic sequence to represent the inferred CDS: inserted 1 base in 1 codon), which translates to MACLGELINEDIHTWNSLCQQEITIKTYDDSIPISESSKKIRNQQYLTITFPKSSQPGGNKRLRPSEIQATVPRHDKRNLDEIQKPAHIWIRHSLRKKIQSPSIXLIVRIQASFRHPYTHITHSKKEESKKYKDDKKGTALKKIYKKDTGPHEIDEKPKRGNKADKTPSKSSHGSQLSKKSKSKSETNPESKDSISVSIKHQKKKEKRYSKDSKEMDFESTSTKKYSKSSKNNSDAISETCSKNSSNVGLMVHLGESDAESVEFDMWLKNYSQNNSKKPTNKDAKKDAKGKGSDAESVDSKDAKKDKKGATKDTKKDAKKYTESTDAESGDSKDAKKDSKKGKKDSKKGDKKKDAKKDAESTEAESGDSKDVKKDSKKGKKDSKKDDKKKNAKKDAESTEAESGDSKDVKKDSKKGKKDDKKKDAKKDAVSTDADSESEGDAKKSKKDSKKDKKDLKKDDQKKPAMKSKVSTETESDWESKKVKRDSKKDTKKTAKKDTESSGAESDVSSKRWLKKTEMFKSSDAESEESLFKPGPKKRVDESDATSTDSKKDAVEPKRGIKMPSRRTTFKEKGKKIGTGRVPPSRERPPLPPCEPIPPSPRVKRLCRCQMPPPPPKPSFAPLPAAKWIHKLL; encoded by the exons ATGGc GTGTTTGGGAGAATTAATCAATGAAGACATCCACACCTGGAATTCTCTATGTCA gcAAGAAATAACCATCAAAACATATGATGATTCCATaccaa TCAGTGAATCAAGCAAAAAAATACGGAATCAACAGTACTTGACTATAACATTTCCCAAGTCATCCCAGCCAGGTGGAAATAAGAGATTAAGACCTTCAGAAATACAAGCCACAGTTCCT AGACATGATAAAAGAAATTTAGATGAAATTCAGAAGCCAGCTCATATATGGATAAGGcattctttaaggaaaaaaattcaaagtccATCTA ATTTAATCGTCAGGATACAGGCCTCATTCAGACATCCTTATACTCATATAACCCATTCTAAAAAGGAAGAATCTAAAAAGTACAAAGATGACAAAAAAGGAACAGCTTTGAAGAAAATTTACAAGAAAGATACAGGCCCACATGAAATAGATGAGAAAcctaaaagaggaaataaagcagaTAAAACTCCATCAAAATCATCACATGGAAGTCAACTATCTAAGAAGTCAAAGTCCAAATCAGAAACAAACCCAGAATCCAAAGATTCTATATCAGTTTCAAtaaagcatcaaaaaaaaaaagaaaagagatattcAAAAGATTCCAAGGAGATGGATTTTGAATCCACAAGTACGAAGAAGTACTCTAAGAGCTCAAAGAATAATTCTGATGCCATATCAGAGACTTGCTCAAAAAATAGTTCAAATGTGGGTTTAATGGTGCATTTAGGGGAATCGGATGCTGAATCCGTGGAATTTGATATGTGGTTAAAGAATTATTCACAGAATAATTCAAAGAAGCCAACAAATAAGGATGCAAAAAAAGATGCAAAGGGGAAGGGCTCTGATgctgaatctgtagattcaaaagatgcaaagaaagataagaaggGTGCAACAAAAGACACCAAGAAAGATGCAAAGAAGTATACAGAGTCTACTGATGCAGAATCTGGAGACTCAAAGGATGCAAAGAAAGATTCGAAAAAGGgcaagaaagattcaaagaaagGTGATAAGAAAAAGGATGCCAAGAAAGATGCAGAGTCTACTGAAGCAGAATCTGGAGACTCAAAGGATGTGAAGAAAGATTCGAAAAAGGgcaagaaagattcaaagaaagATGATAAGAAAAAGAATGCCAAGAAAGATGCAGAGTCTACTGAAGCAGAATCTGGAGACTCAAAGGATGTGAAGAAAGATTCGAAAAAGGGCAAGAAAGATGATAAGAAAAAGGATGCCAAGAAAGATGCTGTGTCTACTGATGCTGATTCTGAATCTGAAGGGGAtgcaaaaaagagtaaaaaagattcaaagaaagataagaaagatttaaagaaagaTGACCAAAAAAAGCCTGCAATGAAGTCCAAAGTGTCTACTGAAACTGAGTCTGATTGGGAGTCAAAGAAGGTTAAGCGAGATTCAAAGAAAGACACCAAGAAGACTGCAAAGAAGGACACAGAGTCTAGTGGTGCTGAATCTGATGTGTCTTCCAAAAGATGGCTAAAGAAGACTGAAATGTTCAAAAGTtcagatgctgaatctgaagaGTCTCTATTTAAACCTGGGCCTAAAAAGAGAGTTGATGAATCAGATGCCACATCTACAGATTCAAAGAAGGATGCAGTGGAACCAAAAAGAGGAATCAAAATGCCATCCCGGAGAACTAcattcaaagaaaaaggaaaaaaaataggtacAGGTAGAGTTCCTCCATCAAGAGAAAGACCACCACTACCTCCTTGTGAGCCTATACCGCCATCACCTAGAGTCAAACGTCTCTGTCGTTGCCAGATGCCTCCTCCACCTCCAAAACCAAGCTTTGCTCCTTTG